A genomic stretch from bacterium includes:
- a CDS encoding urate hydroxylase PuuD — MDAMDVTQSIFRWIHVVAGVLWIGLLYFFNWVNGPFAATMDGETKKKVVPELLPRALFWFRWGAVWTWVTGILLLLLVFYHGGATFASGVGSAVGYVGLALVLAAPFLYEILTKLMKKNEVLAVVGVGLIAALVYVMLTFLGYGFRGYAIHIGAMFGTIMAFNVWFRIWPAQKKIITAVKGGTPPDAALVAMAGSRSKHNTYLSVPLVLMMLNTHSTWMASQWWILPAAVAVALFGVKHLYSKAGKVKGF; from the coding sequence ATGGATGCGATGGACGTCACGCAGTCGATCTTCCGCTGGATCCATGTCGTCGCCGGTGTTCTTTGGATCGGGCTCCTTTATTTCTTCAACTGGGTCAACGGCCCCTTCGCCGCCACGATGGACGGCGAGACCAAGAAGAAGGTGGTTCCGGAGCTCCTGCCCCGCGCCTTGTTCTGGTTCCGCTGGGGCGCCGTGTGGACGTGGGTGACCGGAATCCTCCTCCTGCTCCTCGTTTTCTATCACGGCGGCGCCACCTTCGCGAGCGGAGTCGGCTCGGCAGTCGGCTACGTCGGGTTGGCGTTGGTTCTCGCGGCGCCGTTCCTCTATGAAATTCTGACCAAGCTCATGAAGAAGAACGAGGTCCTGGCCGTCGTCGGCGTGGGTCTTATCGCGGCACTGGTCTACGTGATGCTGACGTTCTTGGGATACGGCTTCCGGGGCTACGCTATTCACATCGGCGCCATGTTCGGAACCATCATGGCCTTCAACGTCTGGTTCCGCATCTGGCCGGCCCAGAAAAAAATCATCACGGCGGTCAAGGGCGGAACGCCCCCGGACGCGGCCCTCGTCGCCATGGCCGGCAGCCGCTCCAAGCACAACACCTACCTGTCCGTGCCGCTGGTCTTGATGATGCTCAACACGCATTCGACTTGGATGGCATCACAGTGGTGGATCCTCCCCGCCGCCGTCGCCGTGGCCTTGTTCGGCGTCAAGCACCTCTATTCGAAGGCGGGCAAGGTGAAGGGATTCTAA
- a CDS encoding TIGR02147 family protein — MYSRPNIFLYEDYRVFLRDLYRHLKEVQRGFSHRFFSKKAGFTSPNMLQLVIDGKRNVTPRTVGKFIRGLKMNQQEGEFFAALVDFNQAATPEDKSMAFQVMTKSRKFREIHELSKEIFRFYTQWFHIVIREMIDLEGFRADPEWISQNLLPSISKEQAERALKLLLKLNLIKKAEKADFLQRTDPIIATPAEVKSLAVVNFHQSMMTLAAQSLSSVPGEERDVTSATVGLRQEDLPRIKKRIEEFRNTLLAEAESEKARPDRIYQLNIQLFPVTKRIEAVR; from the coding sequence ATGTATTCTCGTCCAAACATCTTTCTCTATGAAGATTACCGGGTCTTCCTGAGAGACTTATACCGCCATCTCAAGGAGGTGCAGAGGGGTTTCTCGCACCGCTTCTTCTCCAAGAAGGCCGGTTTCACGTCTCCGAACATGCTGCAGCTCGTGATCGATGGAAAACGGAACGTAACCCCCAGAACCGTGGGGAAGTTCATCCGTGGACTCAAGATGAACCAGCAGGAGGGCGAGTTTTTCGCGGCCCTGGTCGATTTCAACCAGGCGGCGACGCCCGAGGACAAATCGATGGCCTTTCAGGTCATGACGAAGAGCCGCAAGTTTCGCGAGATTCACGAGCTCTCCAAGGAGATCTTCCGCTTTTACACGCAATGGTTCCACATCGTCATCCGTGAGATGATCGACTTGGAGGGATTTCGGGCCGATCCGGAGTGGATTTCCCAAAATCTTCTCCCCTCCATTTCGAAGGAGCAGGCCGAACGCGCGCTCAAGCTCCTCCTCAAATTGAACTTGATCAAGAAGGCGGAGAAGGCTGACTTCCTGCAGAGGACGGATCCGATCATTGCGACCCCCGCGGAGGTCAAATCGCTGGCTGTGGTCAATTTTCACCAATCGATGATGACGCTGGCGGCCCAATCGCTTTCCTCCGTACCGGGAGAAGAGCGCGACGTCACCTCGGCGACGGTGGGGCTTAGGCAAGAGGACTTGCCGCGCATCAAGAAAAGAATCGAGGAATTCCGGAATACGCTCCTCGCCGAGGCCGAGTCGGAAAAAGCGAGACCGGATCGGATCTACCAGCTGAACATACAACTCTTCCCCGTCACGAAAAGAATCGAGGCCGTTCGGTGA